In Arcobacter sp. F2176, a single window of DNA contains:
- a CDS encoding glutamate-5-semialdehyde dehydrogenase codes for MQQFLVEAKKTSRHISTLSGEIKNKVLNQMAEAIIEHCDYIISHNEKDMENARVNNLDEALKDRLLLTGDRVMAMAKAIKEIAALKEPVGRTLDGWVTEDGLNIQKVSIPIGVIGIIYESRPNVTSDTAALCFKSGNVCVLKGGKEAEHSNKAIATILRKVLDDNALPQNAISLLPDSSREGVAFLIKQDKYVDLIVPRGGEALIKYVSENATVPVVKHDKGVCHTYIDKDANHEKAIAISVNAKCSRPSACNALETLLIHKDVAAYILPPLHEAFMQNGTELRGCTITRNFIDIHSASENDYDTEYLANILSIKVVKDIDEAIAHIAKHGSGHSEAIISENYSSINKFLDEVDSACVYANASTRFTDGGAFGLGAEVGISTNKLHSRGPMGINDLTTFKFKVYGNGQIR; via the coding sequence ATGCAACAATTTTTAGTAGAAGCAAAAAAAACAAGCAGACATATCTCTACACTTAGTGGTGAAATAAAAAACAAAGTTCTAAATCAAATGGCTGAAGCTATTATTGAACACTGCGATTATATAATTAGCCACAATGAAAAAGATATGGAAAATGCAAGAGTAAATAATCTAGATGAAGCATTAAAAGATAGACTACTTCTAACAGGTGATAGAGTAATGGCTATGGCAAAAGCTATAAAAGAAATAGCAGCACTAAAAGAACCAGTAGGAAGAACACTAGATGGTTGGGTTACAGAAGATGGTTTAAATATTCAAAAAGTTTCTATTCCAATTGGAGTTATAGGTATCATTTATGAAAGCAGACCAAATGTTACAAGTGACACAGCAGCACTTTGTTTTAAAAGTGGAAATGTTTGTGTTCTAAAAGGTGGAAAAGAAGCAGAACATTCAAATAAAGCAATAGCAACAATTTTACGAAAGGTATTAGATGACAATGCTCTTCCACAAAATGCCATTTCATTACTTCCTGATTCTTCAAGAGAAGGTGTAGCTTTTTTAATAAAACAAGATAAATATGTGGACTTAATAGTTCCAAGAGGTGGAGAAGCCTTAATAAAATATGTAAGTGAAAATGCTACTGTTCCTGTTGTAAAACATGATAAGGGAGTTTGCCATACATATATTGATAAAGATGCAAACCATGAAAAAGCAATAGCAATATCTGTAAATGCAAAATGCTCAAGACCAAGTGCATGTAATGCTTTAGAAACACTTCTAATTCATAAAGATGTAGCTGCATATATTTTGCCACCATTACATGAGGCATTTATGCAAAATGGTACAGAACTAAGAGGTTGTACGATTACAAGAAATTTTATTGATATACATAGTGCAAGTGAAAATGACTATGATACAGAATACCTAGCAAACATCTTATCTATAAAAGTTGTAAAAGATATAGATGAGGCAATAGCACATATCGCAAAACATGGTTCGGGTCACTCAGAAGCAATAATAAGTGAAAACTACAGTAGTATAAATAAGTTTTTAGATGAAGTAGATTCTGCATGTGTATATGCAAATGCAAGTACAAGATTTACAGATGGTGGAGCTTTTGGACTAGGAGCTGAAGTTGGTATTTCTACAAATAAACTTCACTCAAGAGGACCAATGGGGATAAATGATCTCACAACTTTCAAATTTAAAGTTTATGGGAACGGACAAATAAGATAG
- a CDS encoding LysE family translocator, with protein MIELTNLYMFIFASFLLCLAPGPDNIYVLTQGMTKSKKAAIVTTLGLCSGLIIHTSAAAFGISVIFKTSEIAFNIVKFAGAAYLLYIAFQAFKYRNEPLDLSVQNSSNELKKLYLKGFFMNILNPKVSIFFLAFLPQFVSPQNGSVPMQMIILGLVFMALTIIVFSSIGIAGNLLSAKLVQKPSIVKYMNILTSFVLGGLAVKLALSQR; from the coding sequence ATGATAGAACTTACAAATCTTTACATGTTTATATTTGCTTCATTTTTATTGTGTTTGGCTCCTGGTCCTGATAATATCTATGTTTTAACCCAAGGTATGACAAAAAGTAAAAAAGCAGCTATTGTTACCACTTTAGGCTTATGCTCAGGTCTTATTATTCATACAAGTGCAGCAGCTTTTGGTATATCTGTGATTTTTAAAACTTCAGAAATAGCTTTCAATATTGTAAAATTTGCAGGTGCTGCTTATTTATTGTATATTGCTTTTCAAGCTTTCAAGTATAGAAATGAACCCCTTGATTTATCAGTGCAAAACTCATCAAATGAGCTAAAAAAACTCTATTTAAAAGGCTTCTTTATGAATATCTTAAATCCAAAGGTTTCTATATTTTTCTTGGCTTTTTTACCACAATTTGTTAGTCCTCAAAATGGAAGTGTTCCTATGCAAATGATAATTTTAGGTTTAGTTTTTATGGCTTTGACTATTATTGTTTTTTCATCTATAGGAATCGCAGGAAATCTTTTAAGTGCAAAATTAGTACAAAAACCAAGTATCGTAAAGTATATGAATATCTTGACTTCTTTTGTGTTAGGTGGATTGGCTGTAAAGTTAGCTTTATCACAAAGATAG
- a CDS encoding phosphomannomutase/phosphoglucomutase translates to MINKSIFREYDIRGIVGDELNEQSSKLIGYYLGLEAIKRTNVQEPVIVIGYDARTHSPELFNYLTSGFNKAGCKVLGMGMVATGVNYFASFQEFDGEKPNASVMITGSHNPSPYNGFKITINNAPFFGEDIYSMGEEITNNENMIIENDNTYKEIDIKSIYKNYMIAEFAHLKGMKQKLIIDCGNGVADTVLTDILDALELNYDALYCEPDGTFPNHHPDPSEEKNLKDVIEKLKGDYEYGFAYDGDADRIAFLTKNHNVKGDIMALLFAKTMKNPVIIGEVKCTQIMYDRINESGTAVMYKTGHSNLKVKLKELNADMAAEVSGHIFFNDRYYGFDDAIYATFRILELIQNGMDIDKEIDSLPKVYSTEEIKVETTDEEKFDLMHQIKKNLITVGDDFPKILDIIEVDGVRVIFEQGWGLIRASNTTPVLVTRFESTDLEVAKLYETKLNELIIRSKNELSNSSN, encoded by the coding sequence ATGATAAATAAAAGTATTTTTAGAGAGTATGATATTAGAGGAATTGTAGGAGATGAACTAAATGAACAAAGTTCAAAACTTATAGGTTATTATTTAGGATTAGAAGCGATAAAAAGAACTAATGTACAAGAGCCAGTTATAGTAATTGGTTATGATGCAAGAACTCACTCACCTGAACTATTTAATTATTTAACATCTGGATTTAACAAAGCTGGTTGCAAAGTTTTAGGTATGGGAATGGTTGCAACAGGAGTTAATTATTTTGCTTCTTTTCAAGAGTTTGATGGGGAGAAACCAAATGCTTCCGTTATGATAACAGGTAGCCACAATCCAAGTCCTTACAACGGCTTTAAAATAACTATTAACAATGCACCATTTTTTGGTGAAGATATTTATTCTATGGGTGAAGAAATCACAAACAATGAAAATATGATTATCGAAAATGACAATACATATAAAGAAATAGATATAAAAAGTATCTATAAAAACTATATGATAGCAGAATTTGCCCACTTAAAAGGTATGAAACAAAAGCTAATTATTGATTGTGGGAATGGTGTTGCTGATACTGTTTTAACTGATATTTTAGATGCCTTAGAGCTAAATTATGATGCCCTTTATTGCGAACCAGATGGAACTTTTCCAAATCACCATCCAGACCCAAGCGAAGAAAAAAATCTAAAAGATGTAATTGAAAAGCTAAAAGGTGATTATGAGTATGGTTTTGCTTATGATGGAGATGCTGATAGAATCGCATTTTTAACAAAAAATCATAATGTAAAAGGTGACATCATGGCGCTACTTTTTGCAAAAACTATGAAAAACCCAGTAATCATTGGTGAAGTTAAATGTACTCAAATAATGTATGACAGAATCAATGAAAGTGGCACTGCTGTTATGTACAAAACAGGGCATTCTAACCTAAAAGTAAAACTAAAAGAGTTAAACGCAGATATGGCAGCAGAGGTATCTGGACATATCTTTTTCAATGATAGATATTATGGTTTTGATGATGCTATTTATGCAACATTTAGAATTTTAGAACTTATCCAAAATGGAATGGATATAGATAAAGAAATAGACTCTTTACCAAAAGTTTATTCAACCGAAGAGATAAAAGTAGAGACAACAGACGAAGAAAAATTTGATTTAATGCACCAAATCAAAAAAAATCTAATAACAGTAGGAGATGATTTTCCTAAAATCTTAGATATCATAGAAGTTGATGGAGTAAGAGTAATATTTGAACAAGGTTGGGGACTAATAAGAGCATCAAATACAACACCCGTACTTGTTACAAGATTTGAATCAACAGACCTAGAAGTTGCAAAACTTTATGAAACAAAACTAAATGAATTAATAATAAGAAGTAAAAATGAACTTAGTAACTCTTCAAACTAA